The proteins below are encoded in one region of Geothermobacter hydrogeniphilus:
- a CDS encoding DUF7673 family protein, whose product MKISVEEYAGAVEKLVPIALQDTSGSRAAAQVLLSAYNGSEWQLDVTDLCVLDHEHYHAALAVIRGRVELLIEPHKLIHDGDSIFHRIWDLWEYLHVGNRAMHAGSAHCKY is encoded by the coding sequence ATGAAAATATCCGTCGAGGAATATGCCGGAGCCGTCGAAAAGTTGGTCCCCATTGCCCTGCAGGACACGTCAGGGAGTCGGGCGGCCGCCCAGGTTTTGTTGAGCGCCTACAATGGGAGTGAATGGCAACTGGATGTGACGGATTTATGTGTGCTGGACCATGAGCATTACCATGCGGCCCTGGCGGTTATTCGAGGACGGGTGGAACTCTTGATCGAGCCGCATAAGCTGATTCATGATGGCGACTCCATTTTTCACCGGATCTGGGATCTCTGGGAGTATCTCCATGTAGGGAACAGGGCAATGCATGCGGGTAGCGCCCATTGCAAATATTAG
- a CDS encoding putative quorum-sensing-regulated virulence factor, protein MGTFIFDTETTNTTNPEVIEAAWVEILDLKALPVGRKFCERYRPEGRISLGAMATHHIMDEDLVYCEPSSTFKLPAEVNYLIGHNIDFDWKVAGCPNVKRICTLALARDLYPEADSHTLSAMLYLLDRPNARDKLRSAHSALTDVLVCRDVLAAMLKTRLAHISTFEELWQASEAAKIPKVMPFGKHKGKRIADVPADYRQWLLRQPEVDPYLVKALRGGADAVR, encoded by the coding sequence ATGGGAACGTTCATTTTCGACACCGAAACAACCAATACGACCAACCCCGAAGTCATTGAAGCCGCCTGGGTCGAAATCCTCGACCTGAAAGCTCTTCCGGTTGGCCGTAAGTTCTGTGAGCGTTATCGCCCCGAAGGGCGGATCAGCCTGGGGGCAATGGCGACTCACCACATCATGGATGAGGACCTGGTGTATTGTGAACCCTCTTCAACCTTCAAGCTCCCTGCCGAAGTCAACTATCTCATCGGTCACAACATTGATTTTGACTGGAAGGTGGCCGGATGCCCGAACGTCAAAAGGATATGTACGCTGGCGCTTGCCCGCGACCTCTACCCGGAGGCTGATTCCCACACCCTGTCGGCAATGCTCTATCTGCTGGATCGTCCCAACGCCCGAGACAAGTTGCGTTCAGCCCACTCCGCCCTGACCGATGTGCTGGTCTGCCGGGATGTCCTGGCTGCCATGCTGAAGACCAGGCTGGCTCACATCTCGACTTTTGAGGAGCTTTGGCAGGCTTCCGAGGCCGCAAAGATTCCCAAGGTCATGCCCTTCGGCAAGCACAAGGGGAAGCGGATTGCGGATGTCCCCGCAGATTACCGGCAATGGTTGCTACGGCAGCCGGAGGTCGATCCTTATCTTGTCAAGGCTTTGCGGGGGGGGGCTGATGCTGTTCGATAA
- a CDS encoding tyrosine-type recombinase/integrase yields MTGLVESSLPLALAPDFTDLLADWLNLDVANGDACADTLKTYQGQINAWLTWCGENAVHPGQATAEDVKAWRKDLVDAGAKPSTISLKLTTIRRFYQSAVDRGLIEKNPAASVRAPRERRAKQEQMKYLSPGEAELLFRAVPKKNTVKTLRDRAMLGLMALEGLRRVEIVRACVSDIEGIGAEMRLLIHGKGKDRFVYPREDTAAALNDYLAARGSVVEDEQGEPLFVQIRKGGHPEGRISRQGVNCVIDHYLLKAGLKRRGVSCHALRHTCGALLYQATRDIRAVQETLGHSNISTSAGYAHIVERGQARYTRQIPVELKK; encoded by the coding sequence GTGACTGGACTTGTTGAATCCTCCCTGCCCCTGGCCCTCGCGCCAGATTTCACAGACCTGCTGGCCGACTGGCTCAATCTCGATGTCGCCAACGGGGACGCCTGCGCCGATACCCTGAAGACCTACCAGGGGCAGATCAACGCCTGGCTGACCTGGTGTGGAGAAAACGCTGTCCATCCCGGACAGGCAACAGCCGAGGATGTCAAAGCCTGGCGGAAGGATCTTGTCGATGCCGGCGCGAAGCCTTCAACGATCTCCCTGAAGCTGACCACGATCCGTAGATTCTACCAGTCCGCCGTGGACAGGGGGCTGATCGAGAAGAATCCGGCGGCCAGTGTCAGGGCGCCGAGGGAGCGGCGTGCGAAGCAGGAGCAGATGAAGTATCTTTCGCCCGGCGAAGCAGAACTGCTGTTCCGGGCGGTCCCGAAGAAAAATACTGTCAAGACGCTGCGCGACCGGGCGATGCTTGGCTTGATGGCCCTGGAAGGGTTGCGACGGGTCGAGATTGTCCGGGCGTGTGTCAGTGACATTGAGGGAATCGGTGCGGAGATGCGTCTGCTGATCCATGGCAAGGGGAAAGATCGCTTCGTCTATCCGCGTGAAGACACGGCAGCGGCCCTGAACGACTACCTGGCAGCTCGCGGTTCCGTTGTCGAGGATGAACAGGGAGAGCCGCTTTTCGTTCAGATCCGTAAAGGGGGACACCCGGAGGGGCGGATCTCCAGGCAGGGCGTGAATTGTGTCATCGACCACTACCTTCTCAAGGCCGGGTTGAAACGACGTGGGGTTTCCTGCCACGCCTTGCGGCATACCTGTGGGGCATTGCTCTATCAAGCCACACGTGATATTAGAGCGGTGCAAGAAACGCTGGGGCACAGCAATATCTCAACCTCTGCCGGTTACGCTCACATTGTCGAACGTGGACAGGCCCGCTATACAAGGCAGATTCCGGTGGAACTGAAGAAATGA
- a CDS encoding VRR-NUC domain-containing protein, whose protein sequence is MPVLVIPRSWQSSRRSNSRPVPVRRQNRKIEAATQKAIQEWFAIQKVRCERLNSGALKTDERFVRFGFPGCPDLIVLHRAVGVGFIEVKAPGGRLSREQKEFQTFCRGQGIPHLVARSLEDAIEWWRNHDHGTSRSSLG, encoded by the coding sequence ATGCCGGTTCTTGTGATCCCGCGTTCCTGGCAATCCAGCAGGCGCAGCAACTCTAGGCCGGTCCCGGTCAGAAGGCAGAACCGGAAGATCGAGGCCGCGACCCAGAAGGCGATTCAGGAGTGGTTCGCCATCCAGAAGGTTCGCTGCGAGCGGCTGAACTCCGGGGCGCTCAAGACGGACGAGCGGTTCGTCCGGTTCGGCTTTCCCGGTTGTCCGGATCTGATCGTTCTACACAGGGCCGTGGGAGTCGGATTCATCGAGGTCAAGGCTCCGGGCGGACGCTTGAGCCGGGAGCAGAAAGAGTTTCAGACCTTCTGCAGAGGGCAGGGGATTCCGCACCTGGTCGCCCGTTCCCTGGAGGACGCTATCGAATGGTGGAGGAACCATGACCATGGTACGAGTCGTTCCAGTCTGGGTTAA
- a CDS encoding metal-dependent hydrolase codes for MKWRNHKLCTFALVFAATGRLLPAFIAGIGSILPDLLEMRLVRHRTLTHWPFTYVIGIVVLLPLVKVLTWWGWLIVSCLLIGCLLHLAEDGLSKGGIPLFSPAGKRYGAGWYVTDTITETFMAVGIVVVAVYFSWRRGFLSADFLADEVNWLLFWG; via the coding sequence ATGAAGTGGCGGAACCACAAGCTCTGCACCTTCGCCCTCGTCTTTGCCGCGACCGGGCGACTGCTGCCGGCGTTCATCGCCGGGATTGGCTCGATTCTGCCGGACCTGCTTGAGATGAGACTGGTCAGACACCGGACCCTGACGCACTGGCCGTTCACTTACGTCATCGGGATTGTCGTCCTGCTTCCGCTGGTGAAGGTTCTGACTTGGTGGGGCTGGCTGATTGTTTCCTGTCTGCTGATCGGCTGCCTGCTGCACCTGGCTGAGGACGGATTGAGCAAGGGCGGCATCCCGCTGTTCAGCCCGGCGGGAAAACGGTACGGGGCGGGGTGGTACGTCACCGACACAATCACTGAAACCTTTATGGCGGTTGGGATCGTTGTCGTGGCGGTCTACTTTTCTTGGCGACGGGGATTTCTGTCGGCGGATTTTCTCGCGGATGAAGTCAACTGGCTGCTGTTCTGGGGGTGA
- a CDS encoding AAA family ATPase, which translates to MIPFRYGGVVSGKNFCGRQDLLTDLQGFFNAGQNVVLVGERRIGKTSLVFEAVHRADIPVLFIDILGTRSVDALVQQILRGVFALEEKTGSLFEKLLKSLAVLRPTISPDPITGAMTIGISPGRQLTPESIPSVMDVVADVAGRKSAVVFFDEFQDMLKIEGAVEEAIAQMRSRIQFLADIPFVFAGSIRQDMDLLFTSPNSAFFKSAVPIHLGPLTFEEFAPWLIDRFEQGGRTIGQDMMRACFELCQNLPGDIQQLCEALWSSTVAGDEIDRDGLNRALALIYSREQKAYEQALATLKSIHLRVLLALAHQGGATPTSKMFMEAAGVRHSNSITQALARLTSLRLIHKTEHGWYFDNPFFRTWLLSREGLADED; encoded by the coding sequence ATGATCCCTTTCCGGTATGGTGGGGTTGTCTCCGGCAAAAACTTCTGTGGTCGTCAGGATCTTCTGACCGATCTCCAGGGCTTTTTCAATGCGGGGCAGAATGTCGTGCTGGTCGGAGAGCGTCGGATCGGCAAGACCAGCCTGGTTTTCGAGGCAGTTCACCGAGCAGACATTCCGGTGTTGTTTATCGACATCCTGGGAACCCGGAGCGTTGATGCTCTGGTACAGCAGATCCTCCGGGGCGTTTTCGCTTTGGAAGAGAAGACCGGCAGCCTTTTTGAAAAACTCCTCAAATCCCTTGCGGTTCTTCGTCCGACAATTTCCCCCGATCCGATCACTGGTGCGATGACGATCGGCATCAGTCCCGGTCGGCAACTCACGCCAGAGTCCATCCCGTCGGTCATGGATGTTGTCGCGGATGTCGCTGGTCGCAAATCGGCGGTTGTCTTCTTCGATGAGTTCCAGGACATGCTCAAGATCGAGGGGGCCGTAGAAGAAGCCATTGCCCAAATGAGAAGCCGCATTCAGTTTTTGGCCGACATTCCTTTTGTCTTTGCGGGAAGCATCCGGCAAGACATGGACCTTCTGTTCACAAGTCCAAACAGCGCCTTTTTCAAATCAGCCGTTCCGATCCATCTCGGACCCTTGACCTTTGAAGAGTTCGCTCCCTGGCTTATAGACAGGTTTGAACAGGGCGGGAGGACGATTGGCCAAGACATGATGAGGGCCTGTTTTGAGTTGTGCCAGAACCTTCCGGGAGACATTCAGCAGCTTTGCGAAGCGTTGTGGTCCAGCACTGTCGCTGGAGACGAAATTGACAGAGATGGCCTGAATCGGGCCTTGGCCCTTATCTATTCCCGAGAACAGAAAGCCTATGAACAGGCCCTGGCCACACTGAAAAGCATTCACCTGAGGGTGCTTTTGGCACTTGCCCACCAGGGCGGGGCAACGCCCACGTCCAAAATGTTCATGGAGGCGGCAGGGGTCCGACATTCCAACTCAATCACTCAAGCGTTGGCACGACTGACCTCTTTGCGTCTGATTCATAAGACAGAGCATGGATGGTATTTCGACAATCCATTTTTCCGGACCTGGCTGTTGAGCCGGGAAGGTCTGGCTGATGAGGACTGA